The Panthera uncia isolate 11264 unplaced genomic scaffold, Puncia_PCG_1.0 HiC_scaffold_1520, whole genome shotgun sequence genome contains the following window.
CTAACTTTAAAAGAACAACAGAGGGTATACATAAGAGACTAGATCACACACATGCAGATCAGAACACTCCTTTCacatcactgtgtgtgtgtgtgtgtgtgtgtgtgtgtgtgtgtgacaagttTGCAAGCCTCAGGGACAGGGAAATATTCCTCAGGAAGGGGAGACCAGACTCTGGCTTCCCTCCACTGACTTACCTGAGGCGATGCAAGCATTCTTCAATACCAAGGACACGGGCTCAGGTTTGGGAGCAGGCACTATTTTGGGGGGCTGCTTGGGCCTCCCCCCAGTCAAGGAGACCGGTTTGGGTTGCACAAAAGTTAAACACGGTTGAGACGGCCCAGCGGTTGGAGGCCGGGTGACTGGAGGCAGTGCCAGGCCACAGGGTGACACCGAGGGGGTGGGATGGTGGGTTGTGATGACAAGGCCCTGGCTCTGGCTGAAGGTGGTGGCAGATGCATCGTGGGTGAGGGTGGCGGAGGCCGTGTGCGTGATGACGGAGGGCGACTTGCTGGCTCCAGCAAACTTCGGCTGCAGGAAGGCGGGTGGAGCCAGGGGGCTCAAGGCAGTGGCCGGGGGTGGGGCTAACGGCAGAGCAGGGGAAGCAGGCgccggggcagggctgggagacagCAAGGGCATGGTGAACACCGGGAGGAAAGGCTGGGGGACGCTCAGAGGCTGTGCAGAGGGACCGAAGTCTGTAGGCTGGATAAAGGGGTCTCCAGGTCGGGGAGCTCGATCGCATCCCGGCCTATCCGTAGGGTCTAGGGTGGTGGCCGCAGGAGGCGAAATGAGGCCGTCAGGGAGGTTCACggtggggagagcaggggctGGCAGGATGCTCTCCTGAGAAAGGAAGGACAAGTGCTGGATCATACAACTTGCCATCACTTCCCGGTACAACACACCACAAAGTCCAACAACGTGTGGTGGGCGCCTGAGCAGAACCTCCGGACGGAGGGACAAGGCGATGGTTCCCGTCCCCACGGCTGCTAACTGGGGGAAACGGAGCTGTGTCTCCCCGGGCATCCGCAGGGGTCTTGTTTCCATTAGGGACTAAACGATAACACAGAGCTCAGACAAAGCGACTGTCTGCACACAGTTGGCTCTAGGCCTGGGAGTATCTTGTTTCTGAAGTCCAGCAGGGGTCCCCCCAAAGTCCCTGCCATCTTCTGTTACAGAGCAGAGGCAGCCTGGATCACAGCTGCTCACGGGGTTCCCCCAGGGCAGTTTCACGTATCAACTTCTAGAGGTCACCTCTTCCTAAAAGAGAAACGCTATAAGGAATCAATTGTCAGGATCTCAGTCTCTGCAGAAGAACTTCTTCCCAGAGCCAGATGGAAGAAGATGGGGCCAGGTTTCTGGTGTCTAACTGGATGCGGGCACCAGCCTGAGAGCCCCTGAGGGCAGAGAGCCATGCCTCACTCAGCTCTGCAGCCCCAGCACCCGATAACCAACTACTGTTAATTGTTGAgtaaaaagtaagagaaatacACAGAACTTGTTTTTATTAGCGATCCATGTTTTTCTTTGCTAATCCTCTCTAAACTGGTCAGAACAGAGCTCAGGTTATGTGTAGCCTTAGGCAGGGGCGCCTGCTTACTGacagtctctctcccctcttggATATCTCTGCGTGCTTCCGAGGAGGGCCAGAATAGCTTCTTTATGCGTTAGTTGTGCGTTCAGCCCTAGATCTGGCAAGCTCTAGTGTGTTGCTTATGACTGTGTGGTTACTTATTAGCCTGGCCCtcggcccccctgcccccactccctctACCTGAGCAGGTGGGCTGTTGGGATCCGGTGCAGGTGCTGAGACAGGAGCAGGCAGCACGGAACCAAAAATGGAGCGGCTGGAAGAGAAGAGGTCTGAAAGACAACAGCGGGGCCTTTGAGCTCCGTGTGCCCATCACATCCTTGAATTAAGATCCAAGCGAACAGGGCACTGAGCCCCATCTTACCCAGAGGAATGCCATGGCATTCCCCCCTGAGGGTGTTCCCCCCTGAGGTAACTCTGCAGAAAGAGGCCCTCTGATGGGAACCGCTCATGCTGGCAACTAGTGTGGGCTCTGAAATACTCCCAGGCCTGGTGTTTCGTGGGCTCTCACGAGCCCAGCTCTAACTGCAGGACACTGCTGGGAGGCGGCTGTGTTGCCAGCGCCCTCTGCTGCCTAGAGGGAGAACTGCTTACGGTTCTGGGCAAACCTGAGGATCTGAGACCGCAGGAATGAGAACGGCGATTCCCTTGAGAGAGAACCGTGTGGCAGAAAAGCTTCCCAGACCTTGCAACTACTACCAAAAAAAAGGTAGTTCTGGAAAAATTCCAAGTCTTCCCCTCTGCCCATTCTAACAGTCCCCTCCACGGGAAGCACCAGTGTGCTCTGTCCTGGGCAAAAGGAGATCCCGGCAGCCATGCTCTCTGCCTGCCCCGGGTCCTCACCCTGGAAAGGTTCAAATGTATCCATGAAGTCCAGGTTGGGCTGCAGGGGGATGAGCCCCGGCTGGATCATGTCGGCATTCCCCAGATGTGCTGCAAGAATcagaaaggagacagaggcaTCATTCTGCCTTCTCAGGCAATGTTGCAAGAACACATAACGGGCCTGGAACGGGTCCTCCTGGCCCTGTTCACACTCCAGATTCTTCCAAGGAGAAGTGCAGGGAGATGGCTGGAATTTCTACCTTCTTGTGAGTTCATGGCTATTCTCCCCCttcagaaggcaggaaagaaagtgAGTTTTTGTGAGAAAAGTGAAGTGAGAATCCCAACAAGCGCAAGAACAGCTATGCAGAGATCCCTGGTTCTAACTGCTGGTCTGTGGGCTCTTCCCTGAAGGGTAACTGGATGCCTGAATGCTGCCAGGTAAAAGGTCATGCCCAGGAATACCTGATTTTCTTCACAGTGAGTCAGAGGCCCTGTCACTCGGCCTAGGCACAGATCTTCCGCTCAGGGGACAGTATCGGAAACGGCAAACTGATTCAGACCAAATCCCCACCGTCTTCTCACAGTGGCACCACAGGCATGACAGCTGCCCAGGAAGGCCCATTTGCAGTCCCCACGCTCTCAGTGCATGTGACCCTCAGATGCCAGTGACACCGGCCAATCTTTCTGGCAGCCTGTCCTAAATAAGTGGTGCCCAGCAGCTAAGAGATGGCCTTGAGGCAAATCCTGccctgggggccccggggggggggggctggcagaGAAGGACACCAGCTGCGTGTTGGAAGCCAAGGATCCGGAGGTGGGTTACCTATTTCCCGGGGGTTGGGCCAGGCCACCGGCTGGTGAGAGGAAAGTGTGGAGAAGAGGGTGTCGCTGAATTCTGACATGAGCATGTCTGTGTCCAGCAGTGGGTCCTCCTCCATGGGCACCGGGGTCTTCCATCCGTCCCCACGTTTGTGCCAATAAAGCATGTCATCATCCTACCGCCAACAGAAGGGGAAGGACAAGTCCCAGGGGACCGGTGAACTCAGAACTCCCAATCCCATTGCGCAGGGGGGCGCTACCCTAGTTTACGCAGCGGCAAGGGCTGCTCTGAGAGATGAGGCGGTGGGTGAGCAGGGAGAACTGGCCTGTTCCCTTAGCCTGCATGTCCTCTGTGTGAGAAGGGGCGTGGCCCCCCTGGAGCCGCGGGGACAGCCTGTGTCCCTAGCGCCTTAGGCTGCGGGCTTCACCGTGGGGCCGCCCACATCATCGCCGCTTCCCGTCAGAGGAGGGTTCCTCTGCGGGTCCTCCCGGCCCCGCCGCGCACTCACCCGGGCCAGGCTGGACAGGTCCTCATCCTTGTGCTGCTGCAGCTGcggagaaaaggggagaaaagagctTCACTcaggggccggggaggggacGAGGCCCTCGGCCTCTCCTCCCAGAACCTTCCGGGCCTCCTCTCCCTGGGAGGCCTGTGAGGGGTCTTGCCCTCTGCCATCGCCAGGCCCACGCCGGGCAGAGACGAGATTCCCAACCAGCGTCTGTGGAATAAACAGCCCCGGTTCACAGCGGGAGAAACTGAGAGCACAGGTAACACGACCGAAGCAGGTCCACTGCTCGGGCTGGGCTAGAACACCGGCTGCCGCGGGAGCAGCAATGGAGCCACGACCTCGGGGGCCAGCGTCCGGATACAGGCCTTCGGTCCTTCCCTCCTCTACGGGGGCTTCCCGCACACGCTCTTCTCGGAGCCCAAGCCGGGTACCCTTTTCTTGAAGTAGGTTCTCCACTTGTGATATTCCCGGATCACGATCTCAATGCGGCTCTTCCAGTACTTTCCTTCTGTGGTGATGGCCTGTGAAGGGAGGCAGGTCACGGTCAAAAGAGGGGCATCCAGGCTGACCGGCAGAACTCGACCTGAAGACAGAGATGTGTCTGACACCAGAAGTCAGCCCCGGGCAGCGCGGCTCAGAGGGCCCTGCCGCGCGCCTACAACCTCATTCGCCGACGTGTCCCGCCTCTCCGGTGCTACGACCAGCCTCTACCTAAGGACGTGCTTTTATTTCACGACCTCAGATGACCACAGGCAGCTTCGGCAGCATGGTTCCTAAGGGTCCGGATTGGAGCGTGGGTCAGAGAGAGTGCttgggcgggggagagggagagagatggtggggggagagggagagagatgggggggaggggggggagggggggagggggagagggagagagggagagggagagggagagggagagggcccTCCGTCCTGGTGCCGGAAGAGCCctagagagagagccaggggtAGCAGTGAATGCCTGATCCAGGAGACCCTGCCACATTTTCGAAGGGTGAAAACAAACGGCCAATCACAGAAGTTTTAGGTGGAAAGTGACTCCAAGAGGAGCTACTTCAACCTTCCCATCATGCACGTGAGCCCCTTCCAAGATATCCCTGAAGCGCTCTGGCAACAAAGAAACCATGACTGCCTCAGAGAGCCAGCCTCGCTTTCAGATTGCTTTTTGTTTACAGCTGGAGTATATTAAAGCGAGTCCCAGGTATCGTAAGACCCATTTAATTTCACCCAAAAATACTTCACCATGGGTCTCTCTGACAGTGAAAAATGTTCACAGTGGATAATACAGTATTATCACCAAACCCAACAAAATGATATTCCTTAATATTGTCTAATATCAGACACACCCCACAGCTCAAAAGGGTCTTTCATTGGgttactttctaatttttcccattccatccaAACAGTGAGACGTGCTTGGATAGCATTGAAACAATGCAGAAGCGTGTAAAGGGTACATGCCTCACTGTAATCCTCCTTCCCAGAAGTACCCACCAATAAAGGATTTCTGTATATCCTTCTAGACTTTTCCTACACACCCGCAATCACATAGatacactttattcttttttattaaaaaaaattaaagtttatttttgagagagtgcacgtgcatgcCCACGagcatgggtggggcagagagagtgagggaggcatagaatccgaagcaggctccaggctctgagctgtcagcacagagcccaacgcgggctcaaacccataaagtgtgagatcatgacctgagccaaagtcagacacttaattgagtcacccaggcacctctagatacacacttaaaaaaattaacataaagttACTAAAATACAGttgtgcaactttttttttttttcatttactatttctTCAGCATCTTCCTATCTCAGCATATAAAGAtcttgaagtcattttttttaaggattttattttttgagagagaaagcacgcatgCACGCATAAAAGctagggagaggggtagaggggggaaggggggaagggagggagagagagggagagagaggaagagagagggagagagagggagagagagggagagagagggagagagagggagagagggagaggggggagagagagagagagggagagagagggagagagagagagaaatctcaagcaggctctacactcagtgtggagcctgatatggggcttgatcccatgaccctgagatcacgacccgaactgaaatcaagagtcagacacttggggtgcctgggtggctcagtgggttaatgtccgactttggctcaggtcatgatctcacagtttgtggattcaagccccgcgctgggctctgtgctgacagctcggagcctggagcctgcttcagattctgtgtctccctctctctgaccctttcccgcttgactctctctctcaaaaataaacattaatttttttttttttatataaaaaaagaagagacgctcgactgactgagccacccaggcgccccttgagatcATTCTTTGTTGAAGATAATCTGTCTTGTAAGGAGACCAAATCCCTCCCTGCTGACGTCCAGAGAAATGCCAACATTGAGGGTAAGTCCCAGGGAGAGAACCCCTTAGTCCTCAGGTCAGCCCAGCCAGAGAAGAGGGGAGTCCCGTGGGCTGTCACATCCTCGTCCTTGCGAGGACACCATGGCGGCCAGGGCAGCAAGGCTAGACCTTTTCCCTGAACCCCCGCTGCGGAATCCACCCCCTATTCCCAGCCCTGGGAGAGCTGCTTCCTCCTGATGAGGGAGGATCCTTTCCAGCTACTAATGGTCCAGGGCCAAGTACCTCTGGCCTGCGATGCTCATCCACTTCAACAGAGCCATCTAGTGGAGTGACGAAGTGGCACACGGGATTCTTGCGCTTCTCCAAATCTGGGCAGAGAAACGAGGAGACGTCATTGCTATGACCAAGACCCCTGAAGGAACCCCTGCCCGCTCTGTCCACATGCCCCTCAAGGTGCGGCCCTCCTTCCCTCGAAAATGAGATTtcagagaataaaggaaaagaatctgtAACTCACAGGTAAGGTAGGCAGTCTGGCTTATCAAGAGAAATGCCAGCCTAACCCAAGCATGCCCCCAGCACGCGGATCTCCTACAGAGGCCACAGGATCTACCTGCACGAAAGCCAGCTAGAAACAGAACGAGGCCTGGGTCTGCATCTTCTTTGAAAATAGGAACTGTTCCCTGACTCTTTGAATGTCACTCTCTGCTATGCCCTCCTTGACTCCCCTGAAAAGAACaaacccctccttcctcctctgcctttaCAACACTGGGCCCAAGCGCCTAACCTAACAGTGGGCACGCGATGCTGTGAGCAACTGGCTAACACGTCTGTCTCCTGCAGATTATAGGCAACTACATGAGCCCATGACTGGCTCCCCGTGCCTGATGGCCGAGAAGTATCCAGTTCATGAGGATCCGGCTTGGTTTTCCTATTGCTGCAGACTGCCCAAGAGAGGCTTCCTTTTGAGGCACAATGTCTGGAAAGTGGGCTCTGGGGACCCGAGGTGCACAGGCTTCCAGGTGCTAGAACCTTGGGGCCCCCGCGGTCCCCTCCTGCCGGAAGGCCAAGTAGCACTCACACTGCATGTACCACGCCCGCCAGATGGCATTGTTGAGCCGTATCTTGTCTCTCCACTGCAGCTTCAGGCCCTTGAAATTCTTCCACTTTGGAGACACCAACTTCCCACTGAAAGGCAAGACCAAGAAGGGAAACTTAGTGGTTCctctgaaaatgaaacaaaatcacaaagggCTACCCCGTCACTCCAGACCTAGAGTAATCTATCACAAGCCACAGGCTAGGCTGGAGAGAATACACACGTCACTCCGGGATTTCTTCAAAGGGATcagcagcagggaagggggaggtgtGCGTGGCGGCAATGGTGTCCGCGGCTCgcaggggaggcagggctggctgCGGCTGCGAAGTTTGCAGTGGGAGGATGGGTATGTGGTCACTGCCTTAGGCTGCTGGCTTTCAcaggtcttttaaatttttcataattaaaaattaagaatctttTGATTTTTCAATATAGCAAACCATCACGTTGTGCATCTTCTGAAACTTGTGCAATGTCGTATGTCGATTACAACCCAATAAGGCTGGGgcgaaaaaagaaagaaggaaatctgctGGCGACTGAATGAAAGCCGAGCTCCTTTAACCTGGTCCGTCTCCTTTGCCACCAGTCCCCAGGAGGCACTGACAATACAGGCACACAAGTGTCCCACTGGCCTTAGAGCCTGTTGggccctctcctgcctccaggccTGTGCACACACGGTCTTCACTCTTCGTGGAGCTCCTTCTGCCACCTGCTCGTCCTTTAACACGCTGCTGCAATACCATCTGGCCTCCCCCAGGCTGCTGCTGACCCCTTCAGGGCTCCCTGAGCACCATTCAGACTCAAAGGCAGCACTGAGTTACCCTCCACAAAGCAACGTCTACACCCACACCTCCACGCAGCCCGTGAGACGTCATCACCCTGAGCACCCAGCGGAGAACCTGGCATACAGCAGGGGCTCAGGTAATAACTGTCCGCCGCATGAGTTAAAGAGCCCCACACACCAAGCTAACAGCAGGCGAGGCGCGCCACCTGGCACAGCCTTCTCGGAGAGTTGAGTTTCCCAAGTGCTAAGATAGAAGCCACCTCTGGGTGGCTGACACAGGGTTTCCCTTTTTCAGAAGGCATGAGGCGTGCAAGGCGCCATTCGGTCCACATC
Protein-coding sequences here:
- the LOC125917137 gene encoding MLX-interacting protein-like isoform X2, with the protein product MQYLEKRKNPVCHFVTPLDGSVEVDEHRRPEAITTEGKYWKSRIEIVIREYHKWRTYFKKRLQQHKDEDLSSLARDDDMLYWHKRGDGWKTPVPMEEDPLLDTDMLMSEFSDTLFSTLSSHQPVAWPNPREIAHLGNADMIQPGLIPLQPNLDFMDTFEPFQDLFSSSRSIFGSVLPAPVSAPAPDPNSPPAQESILPAPALPTVNLPDGLISPPAATTLDPTDRPGCDRAPRPGDPFIQPTDFGPSAQPLSVPQPFLPVFTMPLLSPSPAPAPASPALPLAPPPATALSPLAPPAFLQPKFAGASKSPSVITHTASATLTHDASATTFSQSQGLVITTHHPTPSVSPCGLALPPVTRPPTAGPSQPCLTFVQPKPVSLTGGRPKQPPKIVPAPKPEPVSLVLKNACIASAAFSGQPQAVIMTSGPLKREGMLASTVSQSNVVLTPASIARAPGVTEFHSGILVTDLGHPTSSQPAPVSRLFSPGTVQESLVKGEQASATGPSRDCPNSGQASPCASEQSPSPQSPQNNCSGKSADPKNVAALKNRQMKHISAEQKRRFNIKMGFDTLNSLISNNSKLTSHAITLQKTVEYITKLQQERSQMQEEARRLREEIEELNTTIISCQQLLPATGVPVTRRQFDHMRDMFDEYVKSRTLQNWKFWIFSIIIKPLFESFKGMVSTSSLEELHRTALSWLDQHCSLPVLRPTVLNTLRHLSTTTSILTDPSQLPEQAAEAVTRIGKRSGES
- the LOC125917137 gene encoding MLX-interacting protein-like isoform X1, producing MQYLEKRKNPVCHFVTPLDGSVEVDEHRRPEAITTEGKYWKSRIEIVIREYHKWRTYFKKRLQQHKDEDLSSLARDDDMLYWHKRGDGWKTPVPMEEDPLLDTDMLMSEFSDTLFSTLSSHQPVAWPNPREIAHLGNADMIQPGLIPLQPNLDFMDTFEPFQDLFSSSRSIFGSVLPAPVSAPAPDPNSPPAQESILPAPALPTVNLPDGLISPPAATTLDPTDRPGCDRAPRPGDPFIQPTDFGPSAQPLSVPQPFLPVFTMPLLSPSPAPAPASPALPLAPPPATALSPLAPPAFLQPKFAGASKSPSVITHTASATLTHDASATTFSQSQGLVITTHHPTPSVSPCGLALPPVTRPPTAGPSQPCLTFVQPKPVSLTGGRPKQPPKIVPAPKPEPVSLVLKNACIASAAFSGQPQAVIMTSGPLKREGMLASTVSQSNVVLTPASIARAPGVTEFHSGILVTDLGHPTSSQPAPVSRLFSPGTVQESLVKGEQASATGPSRDCPNSGQASPCASEQSPSPQSPQNNCSGKSADPKNVAALKQNRQMKHISAEQKRRFNIKMGFDTLNSLISNNSKLTSHAITLQKTVEYITKLQQERSQMQEEARRLREEIEELNTTIISCQQLLPATGVPVTRRQFDHMRDMFDEYVKSRTLQNWKFWIFSIIIKPLFESFKGMVSTSSLEELHRTALSWLDQHCSLPVLRPTVLNTLRHLSTTTSILTDPSQLPEQAAEAVTRIGKRSGES